Proteins co-encoded in one Acidobacteriota bacterium genomic window:
- a CDS encoding glycogen synthase produces MRVAVISAEAVPYSKTGGLGDVAGALPKALKQIGIDSLLITPCYWQTKGEYLWSTAIDDLWLNWRGRPYHARAFYSEANGSPTFLIDAPSLFHRDSIYGYTEDYERFAFFNHAALVLLERIGAAPDIVHLNDWHCGFAAVEIAARRQYQSYWRNTRTVFSIHNMAYQGGFPLGELPALGFSSGLARDSFSFNGYASAMKAGLERSDTLSTVSRRYGYEIQTPEFGQGLDWLTRKRADRLIGITNGVDYEEWNPETDKELPAHFSIDDLSGKAECKRALLDRFHLTIELDRPIFASVTRLTSQKGVELIRQGAGDILAAGGFFIALGSGEKDSEQFLQTLRDYAPSRVGVYIGYNESLAHLIEAGADMFLMPSKFEPCGLNQMYSLRYGTIPIVRATGGLDDTVENWDAVSGRGNGFKFGPYQADKLLEKIYEARFAYEDKESWAKIQRNGMTVDNSWENAARNYVDLYNWTMN; encoded by the coding sequence ATGCGCGTAGCCGTAATCTCTGCTGAAGCAGTTCCATATTCCAAGACCGGAGGCCTGGGAGACGTCGCGGGGGCGTTGCCGAAGGCGCTAAAGCAGATCGGCATCGATTCGCTTCTGATCACCCCTTGTTATTGGCAGACGAAAGGCGAATATCTCTGGAGCACGGCGATAGATGATCTGTGGCTAAATTGGCGCGGACGCCCGTACCATGCGAGAGCTTTTTACAGCGAGGCAAACGGCTCTCCGACCTTTCTGATCGATGCTCCGTCGCTGTTTCACCGCGACTCGATTTACGGGTATACAGAGGACTACGAACGCTTTGCCTTCTTCAATCACGCCGCACTTGTCTTGCTAGAACGCATCGGAGCGGCACCCGACATAGTTCACCTGAACGACTGGCATTGTGGATTCGCGGCGGTCGAGATCGCTGCCAGGCGACAGTATCAGTCGTATTGGCGAAACACCCGAACGGTTTTCTCGATCCACAACATGGCATACCAAGGTGGTTTTCCATTAGGGGAATTACCTGCGCTTGGATTTTCGAGCGGTTTGGCCCGCGATAGTTTTAGCTTTAATGGCTATGCATCGGCTATGAAGGCGGGCCTCGAAAGGTCGGATACGCTTTCTACCGTTTCGCGTCGATACGGTTATGAAATACAGACGCCTGAGTTTGGCCAAGGACTTGATTGGCTTACGCGAAAACGTGCTGACCGGTTGATCGGCATCACAAATGGTGTCGATTACGAGGAGTGGAATCCCGAAACAGACAAAGAACTGCCGGCACATTTCTCGATCGACGATCTCTCGGGAAAGGCAGAATGCAAACGAGCATTGCTAGATCGCTTTCATCTGACGATCGAACTCGACCGCCCGATATTCGCGTCCGTTACGCGTCTGACTTCGCAGAAAGGAGTTGAGCTAATTAGACAGGGAGCGGGTGACATTCTGGCGGCTGGCGGCTTCTTTATTGCGCTTGGTTCGGGCGAGAAAGACTCGGAGCAATTTCTGCAGACACTTCGCGACTATGCCCCCTCGCGGGTCGGCGTTTACATCGGCTATAATGAAAGCCTGGCACATCTGATCGAAGCGGGAGCGGACATGTTCCTGATGCCGTCGAAGTTTGAGCCGTGCGGGCTAAACCAAATGTATTCATTAAGATACGGAACGATCCCGATCGTTAGAGCCACGGGCGGACTGGACGACACGGTTGAAAATTGGGACGCCGTCAGCGGTCGCGGAAATGGGTTCAAATTTGGTCCGTATCAGGCAGATAAGCTGCTGGAAAAGATCTATGAGGCTCGTTTCGCTTACGAAGATAAGGAATCCTGGGCAAAGATCCAGCGGAACGGCATGACGGTCGATAATTCGTGGGAAAACGCGGCGAGGAATTATGTTGACCTGTATAATTGGACTATGAATTGA
- a CDS encoding adenylosuccinate synthase produces MIIVIIGAQWGDEGKGKVVDLLADRFDIVSRYQGGHNAGHSVYVGDKAFVLRLLPSGIIHEDKTCVLGNGMVIDPKAFFEEVDQIAEKGISVTPDRLKVSSRAHLIMPYHRALDHTSEERLGNEKIGTTLRGIGPAYEDKAGRRGIRVADAMSPELLKLRVERNLEEANRIIVLFGNQPLRADEILEEITPLVERLRPFVCETSHFLAEARKANKKILLEGAQATLLDVDHGTYPYVTSSNPTAGGASVGAGIPPHHITGVLGIVRTYATRVGEGPFPTEMIDSEEDMANLIRQRGNEYGSVTKRPRRCGWFDAVATRYAAELNGFDSVALTKLDVLDALEEIKVCVGYEIDGRRVDTFPAVSSELTKIKPIYETLSGWMSDTVGTTDFDKLPEKAQAYVRFLSDQIGVEIGLISTGPERDQTIILKESVMEGWFEAKA; encoded by the coding sequence ATGATAATTGTTATTATCGGAGCCCAGTGGGGTGACGAAGGTAAGGGAAAGGTCGTTGACCTGCTCGCGGATCGGTTCGACATTGTCTCCCGCTATCAGGGCGGACACAATGCCGGCCACAGCGTCTATGTCGGTGATAAAGCCTTTGTTCTCAGGCTTTTACCTTCTGGTATCATTCACGAAGACAAAACCTGCGTTCTCGGTAACGGCATGGTTATCGACCCAAAAGCCTTTTTCGAAGAGGTCGATCAGATCGCTGAAAAGGGAATCTCAGTCACGCCGGACCGTCTCAAAGTTTCGAGCCGTGCTCACCTGATCATGCCGTACCATCGTGCTCTTGATCACACGTCGGAAGAACGTCTCGGGAACGAAAAGATCGGCACAACACTTCGTGGGATCGGCCCGGCGTACGAAGACAAAGCAGGACGACGCGGTATCCGGGTCGCCGATGCTATGTCCCCCGAGCTTTTGAAACTGCGAGTCGAACGCAATCTCGAAGAGGCCAATCGGATAATCGTTCTGTTCGGTAACCAACCGCTGCGGGCCGATGAGATCCTCGAAGAAATTACGCCGCTCGTCGAACGTCTGCGGCCATTTGTTTGCGAAACCTCGCATTTCCTCGCGGAAGCTCGCAAGGCCAATAAAAAGATATTGCTTGAAGGTGCACAGGCGACTCTACTTGATGTGGATCACGGCACTTATCCATATGTCACGTCATCGAACCCGACCGCAGGCGGTGCTTCGGTAGGAGCGGGAATTCCCCCGCACCATATTACCGGTGTTCTGGGTATCGTCCGCACATATGCAACGCGCGTCGGAGAAGGGCCGTTCCCGACGGAGATGATCGATTCGGAAGAAGATATGGCGAATCTGATTCGTCAGCGCGGCAACGAATACGGCTCGGTCACGAAACGGCCGCGTCGGTGCGGTTGGTTCGATGCGGTCGCGACACGTTATGCGGCTGAGCTGAACGGGTTCGATTCTGTTGCTCTCACCAAACTCGACGTTCTCGACGCTCTCGAAGAGATCAAGGTATGCGTCGGGTACGAGATCGACGGGCGACGCGTTGATACATTTCCGGCAGTTTCCAGTGAGTTAACAAAGATCAAACCGATCTACGAGACGCTGTCAGGCTGGATGTCCGATACGGTTGGAACGACAGATTTCGACAAGCTGCCGGAAAAGGCGCAAGCGTATGTCCGTTTTCTATCCGATCAGATCGGCGTTGAGATCGGGCTCATATCGACCGGACCGGAACGCGATCAGACGATCATTCTCAAAGAGTCTGTCATGGAAGGCTGGTTCGAAGCCAAAGCTTAG
- a CDS encoding GNAT family N-acetyltransferase — translation MRSATVEIVEFNDEWAEDFAALNYEWIEKFFAVEKHDRDILDNPREAVIAPGGQIFMAIVSGLAAGTVALIPSEDGVLELTKMAVATEFQGMGIANHLMQRSIEHAKASGTPLIFLESHRSLQPALALYRKFGFVEVPTDPNSEYARADIRMELSLDQHQ, via the coding sequence ATGAGATCTGCGACAGTCGAGATCGTTGAATTTAACGATGAATGGGCCGAAGATTTCGCCGCATTGAACTACGAATGGATCGAAAAGTTTTTCGCCGTCGAGAAGCATGATCGCGACATTCTCGATAACCCGCGTGAGGCCGTGATCGCACCCGGCGGTCAGATATTCATGGCGATCGTATCTGGCCTCGCGGCGGGCACGGTTGCACTAATTCCCTCGGAAGACGGAGTTCTGGAACTAACTAAAATGGCGGTTGCTACTGAGTTTCAGGGTATGGGAATCGCAAACCACCTTATGCAGAGGTCCATCGAGCACGCGAAGGCGTCCGGAACGCCACTAATTTTTCTCGAATCGCACCGCTCACTCCAACCAGCCCTCGCTTTGTATCGCAAATTTGGCTTTGTGGAGGTTCCAACGGACCCAAATTCGGAATACGCCCGCGCAGACATTCGCATGGAGCTTTCACTCGATCAACATCAATAA
- a CDS encoding CHAT domain-containing protein yields MENGIVRDKQTASKEIPDLSTQGLKIPEDVTVVSYEFTSSGKLLAFVLESKKPLRSLELDITEGDISKLASETLIKIKDRIFFKSDAKRLYDLLFKPLDLKSRHLVVVPDKLLWRIPFHALSPDGNKYLIETNSVSYSPSVYLLKQQLSSQPPRRQTIQIFANDTFNRQKLAYVNSEAINIGKLFGILPQLHASKSDFLKSAAETDILHFSMHAQLDSENSLSSFLAFQQYAGDSGELTVNDLLSTRLKPNNLAFLASCDTSKVQSGEGLVSIPWAMLGSGSTSVISSQWGVNDKSTQLFATAFYAEYLKGHSTSIALQKAAISLIQNKQHGFHEPYFWAAFNILGDFR; encoded by the coding sequence TTGGAAAACGGCATCGTGAGAGATAAACAAACAGCGAGCAAGGAAATTCCGGATCTCTCGACACAGGGCTTGAAAATTCCCGAGGACGTGACAGTAGTTTCCTATGAATTCACGTCGTCAGGCAAACTCCTTGCGTTCGTACTGGAATCTAAAAAACCGTTGCGTTCCTTGGAACTTGACATCACAGAAGGAGATATCTCTAAACTCGCGTCAGAGACCCTAATTAAAATAAAGGATCGAATATTCTTCAAGAGCGACGCTAAGAGACTCTACGATTTACTGTTTAAACCATTAGACCTAAAATCCCGTCACCTTGTAGTTGTTCCTGACAAGCTTTTATGGAGAATACCTTTCCATGCCCTGAGCCCAGACGGTAATAAGTACTTAATCGAAACCAATTCCGTCTCTTATTCACCGTCGGTTTACTTGCTGAAGCAACAGCTTTCATCCCAGCCGCCCCGCAGACAAACTATTCAGATCTTTGCGAACGATACGTTCAACCGACAGAAACTAGCCTATGTAAATAGCGAGGCGATAAATATTGGAAAGCTATTCGGAATCTTGCCTCAGCTCCATGCCTCGAAATCAGATTTCCTAAAATCTGCTGCGGAAACTGACATCCTTCATTTTTCCATGCATGCTCAACTAGATAGCGAAAATTCCTTATCTTCATTTCTTGCCTTTCAGCAATATGCCGGGGACTCTGGCGAATTGACGGTCAACGATCTCCTATCGACCCGCCTTAAGCCAAACAACTTAGCATTCCTCGCATCTTGCGACACGAGCAAAGTGCAAAGCGGCGAAGGGCTGGTCAGTATTCCGTGGGCAATGCTGGGTTCAGGGAGCACATCGGTGATCTCATCTCAGTGGGGGGTAAATGACAAGTCAACGCAATTATTTGCTACTGCGTTTTATGCTGAGTACCTCAAAGGACACTCCACTTCGATCGCTTTACAGAAAGCAGCGATTTCATTAATCCAAAACAAGCAACATGGGTTTCATGAGCCATACTTTTGGGCAGCCTTTAATATTCTCGGGGATTTTCGCTAG